In Methanosarcina barkeri MS, a single window of DNA contains:
- a CDS encoding radical SAM protein translates to METRIDMKALIIDGYVDEPACLGVPPYLSPYPRYIAGALRERGLSEMEIHYLTIDTLRENPPGAGELTGKADLVIIIAGTTVPGKYLRASPITLGEIETIFRTAHGVKVIGGPIRLGFSGEGGRAAKGTESRIHLSGAVLARMDLEAFVYDLFKDGVTGSSAVRLRNPEAVDHRFRTTAEIGRWGSRGAFLIRQHSDYPYCMCELETYRGCGRHVHCSFCTEPFYGASEYRPIDDVISEASALYSHGARYFRIGRQPDLFSYHGKDAGGPVPKPDPVAIERLYRGIRNSAPELSVLHMDNANPITLATYPEESEQVLKTIIKYHTAGDVAAFGMESADRAVIEANSLKATSEEVFEAIKLVNRLGAVRGANGLPEILPGINFVHGLMGESKKTFQLNYNFLNEVLDSGLLLRRINIRQVMAFPGTPMYGKDEAARKHKKIFLDYKERVRKNIDLPMLRRVVPEGTVLRDVMCEVREKGITFGRQLGSYPLLVGIPASLPLRKFTDVTVTGHGMRSITGIPYPLPINAASPNLIRELPGIGKKAADSIIAGVPYIGREDFLRRVSEGDRLLRFIEI, encoded by the coding sequence ATGGAAACAAGAATTGACATGAAAGCACTTATTATAGACGGCTATGTGGATGAACCTGCCTGTCTTGGGGTTCCTCCTTACCTTTCTCCTTATCCGCGTTATATAGCAGGCGCTCTCAGAGAACGCGGGCTTTCCGAAATGGAAATTCACTACCTGACCATTGACACCCTGAGAGAAAACCCGCCCGGAGCAGGGGAACTCACAGGGAAAGCGGACCTTGTTATCATTATAGCAGGCACGACGGTGCCAGGTAAATATCTTCGGGCTTCTCCAATTACACTCGGGGAAATCGAGACAATTTTCCGGACTGCACACGGGGTAAAAGTTATAGGCGGGCCTATCAGGCTCGGTTTCAGCGGCGAAGGCGGAAGGGCCGCAAAAGGTACTGAAAGCAGGATACACCTGTCAGGTGCAGTGCTTGCCAGAATGGACCTTGAAGCTTTTGTCTATGATCTTTTTAAGGATGGCGTTACCGGAAGTTCTGCTGTGAGGCTCAGAAATCCTGAAGCTGTAGATCACCGCTTCAGGACAACAGCCGAAATTGGACGCTGGGGATCAAGGGGAGCTTTTTTGATCAGGCAGCACTCTGACTATCCTTACTGTATGTGCGAGCTTGAGACCTACAGAGGTTGTGGCAGGCATGTTCACTGTTCTTTTTGTACAGAGCCCTTTTATGGGGCTTCCGAATACCGGCCCATAGACGATGTAATTTCCGAAGCATCCGCTCTCTACTCCCATGGAGCCCGCTACTTCAGGATAGGTAGGCAGCCGGATCTTTTTTCCTATCATGGCAAGGATGCTGGAGGGCCTGTTCCAAAGCCTGATCCAGTAGCTATTGAAAGGCTCTATAGAGGAATCCGAAACTCGGCTCCAGAGCTGTCTGTGCTCCATATGGACAATGCAAACCCAATTACGCTTGCAACTTATCCTGAAGAATCTGAACAGGTCCTGAAGACAATAATTAAATATCATACGGCAGGGGATGTGGCAGCTTTTGGAATGGAGAGTGCCGACAGGGCAGTAATTGAAGCCAATTCCCTTAAGGCAACCTCTGAAGAGGTCTTTGAAGCAATCAAACTTGTGAACAGGCTTGGGGCAGTTCGAGGAGCAAACGGGCTTCCCGAAATTCTTCCGGGCATCAATTTTGTGCATGGGCTGATGGGTGAATCCAAGAAAACTTTCCAACTTAACTATAATTTTCTGAATGAAGTGCTCGATTCTGGATTGCTCTTGCGCAGGATCAATATTCGCCAGGTCATGGCTTTTCCCGGAACCCCTATGTATGGAAAAGATGAAGCTGCGAGGAAGCATAAAAAAATCTTTCTGGACTATAAGGAACGGGTAAGAAAGAATATTGACCTTCCAATGTTGCGGCGTGTTGTGCCTGAAGGTACTGTGCTCAGGGATGTAATGTGTGAGGTTCGGGAAAAAGGAATTACTTTCGGGAGGCAGCTTGGCTCATACCCATTGCTGGTTGGAATTCCTGCTTCTCTGCCTTTGCGAAAATTTACTGATGTTACGGTCACAGGACATGGAATGCGTTCGATTACTGGCATACCATATCCTCTGCCTATTAACGCCGCTTCTCCCAATCTTATCCGGGAACTTCCCGGGATTGGCAAGAAAGCTGCGGATTCGATAATTGCCGGAGTTCCCTATATTGGCAGAGAAGATTTTCTCAGGCGTGTAAGCGAAGGAGATAGATTACTCCGGTTTATTGAGATTTAA
- a CDS encoding sulfide-dependent adenosine diphosphate thiazole synthase: MELDEVIITRAIFDEYSKTFLDYTEVDVALIGGGPANLVAARYLAEAGAKVAIYEQKLSLGGGMWAGGMMFPRIVVQEEACRILDDFGIRYKEYQPGYYVANSVESVGKLISGATSAGAEVFNLVSFEDVMIRENDRVTGIVVNWGPVTAQRLHVDPLMIRTKLVIDGTGHEAVVCNTILRKIPNAKIGNLGKLGEKPMWSEVGEQLVVDATKEIYPGLIVAGMAANAATCSPRMGPVFGGMLLSGEKAAKLALEKLKKL, from the coding sequence ATGGAACTTGACGAAGTCATAATCACACGGGCAATTTTTGATGAGTACTCTAAAACCTTCCTTGACTACACGGAAGTTGATGTGGCACTTATAGGAGGAGGGCCTGCAAACCTTGTGGCTGCAAGGTATCTTGCGGAGGCAGGAGCAAAGGTTGCCATTTACGAACAAAAGTTATCGCTAGGGGGCGGTATGTGGGCTGGAGGCATGATGTTTCCGCGTATCGTTGTACAGGAAGAAGCCTGCCGCATCCTTGACGACTTCGGGATCAGGTATAAAGAGTACCAGCCCGGGTACTATGTGGCTAATTCCGTAGAGTCCGTCGGGAAGCTGATTTCAGGGGCAACTTCAGCCGGAGCTGAGGTTTTCAATCTTGTGAGCTTTGAGGATGTAATGATTCGGGAAAACGATAGGGTTACCGGAATCGTCGTCAACTGGGGGCCGGTCACAGCACAGCGTCTGCACGTCGATCCTCTCATGATCCGAACAAAGCTCGTAATTGATGGGACAGGGCATGAAGCTGTTGTATGTAATACAATTCTCAGGAAAATTCCCAATGCAAAAATCGGAAACCTCGGAAAGCTCGGAGAAAAACCTATGTGGTCAGAGGTTGGCGAGCAACTGGTTGTTGACGCAACCAAGGAAATTTATCCGGGCCTGATCGTTGCGGGCATGGCTGCAAATGCCGCAACCTGCTCCCCAAGAATGGGCCCAGTTTTCGGAGGTATGCTTCTCTCGGGAGAAAAGGCTGCAAAACTTGCCCTTGAAAAGCTTAAGAAACTCTGA
- a CDS encoding toll/interleukin-1 receptor domain-containing protein translates to MAHCEQDEPLAQELARALWAVELESFSSLYRKARILSQGERIRFGIRQSDCVIPILTQKGAVSPEVNQEIGLAIGADQLIIPLVETGVELPILIHHLQPIVFSPEAYEDALGKLIQNLRELTRLDWLKITCPYCGEEMTQYISPQEEVESSSCRDAP, encoded by the coding sequence ATAGCTCACTGTGAGCAGGACGAACCACTTGCTCAGGAACTTGCCAGAGCTCTATGGGCCGTGGAGCTGGAAAGCTTTTCATCCCTGTACAGAAAAGCTAGAATTCTTTCCCAAGGTGAAAGGATACGTTTTGGTATTCGCCAATCAGATTGTGTTATCCCGATCCTCACACAGAAAGGTGCAGTGTCTCCAGAAGTAAATCAGGAGATTGGCCTTGCAATCGGAGCCGACCAGCTTATAATTCCGCTGGTAGAAACGGGAGTCGAATTACCTATCCTTATACACCATCTCCAGCCTATTGTCTTTTCTCCTGAAGCTTATGAAGATGCTCTGGGAAAACTAATACAGAACCTGAGAGAACTAACCAGGCTTGACTGGCTAAAGATAACGTGCCCCTATTGTGGAGAGGAAATGACGCAGTATATTTCACCTCAGGAAGAGGTAGAGAGCTCTTCTTGCAGGGACGCACCTTGA
- a CDS encoding CxxC-x17-CxxC domain-containing protein → MERKGSQSRDRGSSRERGYGKGPQTMYKAKCSDCGEEAEVPFKPDPDRPVYCRECYAKRKPKRY, encoded by the coding sequence ATGGAAAGAAAAGGTTCCCAGAGTAGGGATCGGGGTTCCAGCAGAGAACGTGGCTATGGTAAAGGGCCACAGACGATGTACAAAGCAAAGTGCTCAGATTGTGGCGAAGAAGCAGAGGTGCCTTTCAAGCCGGATCCTGACAGGCCGGTCTACTGCAGGGAGTGTTACGCAAAGCGCAAACCAAAAAGGTATTAA
- a CDS encoding DUF2795 domain-containing protein, with product MQTSPIEVQKALKNIDYPVNKKQLIAHAKKHDASNEVIEVLEDLPEKEYTNAAAVSKEFQGK from the coding sequence ATGCAAACCAGTCCAATTGAAGTTCAGAAGGCTTTAAAGAATATAGATTATCCTGTAAATAAGAAGCAGCTTATCGCGCACGCTAAAAAACATGACGCCAGCAATGAAGTAATTGAAGTTCTCGAGGATCTTCCTGAAAAGGAGTATACCAATGCTGCAGCTGTCAGCAAGGAATTCCAGGGAAAATAA
- a CDS encoding DUF2795 domain-containing protein produces the protein MQTSPIEVQKALKNIDYPVNKKQLIAHAKKHNASDKVIEVLEDLPEKEYTNAAAVSKEFQGK, from the coding sequence ATGCAAACCAGTCCAATTGAAGTTCAGAAGGCTTTGAAGAATATAGATTATCCCGTAAATAAGAAGCAGCTTATCGCTCACGCTAAGAAGCACAATGCTAGTGATAAGGTAATTGAGGTTCTGGAAGACCTTCCTGAAAAGGAGTACACCAATGCAGCAGCTGTCAGTAAGGAGTTTCAGGGAAAATAA
- a CDS encoding DUF2795 domain-containing protein — translation MYNRRRIGYPASRDYLVKFAEGEQASNNVLDLLKG, via the coding sequence ATCTATAACCGGCGGAGAATAGGTTATCCTGCAAGTAGAGACTACCTTGTAAAGTTTGCCGAAGGTGAACAGGCAAGCAATAATGTTCTGGATCTTCTAAAAGGATAA